One Bacteroidota bacterium DNA segment encodes these proteins:
- a CDS encoding ABC transporter ATP-binding protein, translating to MALLTLDDVTKRYGTTTAVAGLSLQLAAGEVLCLLGPNGAGKTTTLKMVLGLEAPSEGAVHVAGLDVARDAKAARRRMAYIPERVALHEAFSGRENLRYFASLVGGADLSSAHLEGCLRRVGLQEEAWDRRLNGYSKGMRQKVGVAIALAKGADLLVLDEPTSGLDPKSAVDFARLIQDVAAEGAGVIMATHDLFRAKDMGTRIVILKDGRSVRTLDPAESSYTDVEDAYLGVFETAS from the coding sequence ATGGCCCTCCTGACCCTCGACGACGTCACCAAACGCTACGGCACGACGACTGCCGTGGCGGGCCTGTCGCTCCAGTTGGCGGCGGGTGAGGTCCTGTGCCTCCTGGGCCCCAACGGCGCCGGCAAGACGACGACGCTGAAGATGGTCCTGGGCCTCGAAGCCCCGAGCGAGGGCGCGGTCCATGTCGCCGGGCTCGACGTCGCCCGCGACGCGAAAGCGGCCCGCCGGCGGATGGCCTACATCCCGGAGCGGGTCGCGCTGCACGAGGCGTTCTCCGGGCGCGAGAACCTTCGATACTTCGCGTCCCTCGTCGGGGGTGCGGATCTCTCGTCCGCTCACCTGGAGGGCTGCCTGCGCCGCGTCGGCCTGCAAGAGGAGGCCTGGGACCGACGGCTGAATGGGTACTCCAAGGGGATGCGCCAGAAGGTCGGCGTCGCCATCGCGCTCGCCAAGGGCGCCGACCTCCTCGTCCTCGACGAGCCGACGTCCGGCCTCGACCCGAAGTCGGCCGTCGATTTCGCCCGTCTGATCCAAGACGTCGCGGCCGAGGGCGCAGGTGTCATCATGGCGACCCACGACCTGTTCCGTGCCAAGGACATGGGGACGCGGATCGTGATCCTCAAGGACGGGCGGTCGGTCCGCACCCTCGACCCGGCAGAGAGCTCGTACACGGATGTCGAGGACGCCTACCTCGGCGTGTTCGAGACGGCATCATGA